AGAAATTCTTAAAAGAAGGAGCATTGAACACATTGTAATCTCCCCCGGATCGAGAAGTGCGCCGCTGATAAGGGCTTTTTCCGAAAGATTCGGCGATAACTGCATAAGTTTGGTGGATGAACGAAGTGCCGCATATTTTGCCCTGGGTATCGCTCTGTATACTCAAAAACCGGTTGTGCTGATTTGTACATCCGGGACCGCAGTTTTGAATTACGCTCCGGCACTTGCTGAAGCTTTCTATCAGAAAGTCCCCCTCATAGCCATTACAGCCGACAGGCCTCATGAATGGATTGACCAGTTTGATAACCAGACTTTAAGGCAAAACGGTATTTACCGGAATTATATAAGGCGGAGCTTTGAATTACCGCAGTACACGGTTACAGAAGATGATCTTTGGTTTGCCCACAGGATCGCGAACGATGCAGTAAATGCAAGTTCAGGTAATCCTAAGGGCCCGGTGCAGATCAATGTTCCTCTTACTGAGCCCTTATATGAAGACCTCCCTTTACCCTCTGAACATCTCAGGATCATTCCTGAATTTGCAGGGGAAACAATGCTTAGCCTTCCGCAAGAATTCCTGGATATGTGGAAAAATGCCCGGAGGATCATGATCGTTCACGGCCAGGATCAGCCGGGGGCCATAGAAGCATTGAAACCCCTGCTTGAGGATCCGAGAGTTGCCCTGATTGCAGAAAACATCTCAAACCTTGGAAGCGAAAAGGTTATCCAAAATTCAAACCTGGCATTGTCGGTATTCAAACGGAACAGTCCGGCACCACCTGACCTGGTTTTGCATAGTGGTGGACAGGTAGTTTCAAAATCGCTGACCTCTTACCTGCGGAAAGCTCGTGATATCAGGTGCTGGAGAATCGGAAAGGATGACAGTATTGTAGATACGTTCAGAAAGATTTCCGGGGTGATCCCGTATCCGGCCGTACCTGTATATGCGGCATTGAATAAGTACATCCAGAAAAAAACCGGAAGTGATTACCGTTCTGACTGGCTGAAGCTGTCTGAAACTGCAGATAACCTTGCATCTGCAAAGCTTGAAGAATTACCCTTCTCTGACATCCATGTTTTCAGAAAACTGGTTGACCTGGTGCCCGACAATGCTGTTGTCGTTGCCGGAAACAGCAGTATTATCCGCTATTCACAGCTTTTCAGGTTCAGGAAAAAACTAACATTCTATTCAAACCGCGGGGTTTCGGGAATTGATGGTAGTTTTTCAACCGCCGCAGGAATTGCACGGGTTAGCGATAAACCCGTGGTGGCTATGATTGGCGACCTGGGATTCCTGTATGATTCAAATGCCATGTGGAACCGTGAAATGCCAGCTAACCTTAAGGTTATTGTGATTAATAATGAAGGCGGCGGTATTTTTCACATATTGAAAGGCCCTTCGGATCAACCCGGATTTAAAAAGTTCGTGGAGGCAAACCATCCGGTAAATATTGCTAAATTAGCTGATGCTTACGGATTAGGTTATTTCGCCGCATCCGATCCGGGAGAAATAGAAGAAAAATGGCCAGAACTTATGAACGCAAAATCATCAGCCATTCTTGAGATAAAAACAAATGCCGTGACAAGCGCGGATTCCTTCCGGAAGCTGATGGCCGGAAACTGAAACTAATTTGAAAGAGGAATGCATATGAGAGAATGGAAGACACTAAAAACATATGAAGAGATTCTCTTTGATTTCTTTGAAGGAATCGCAAGGATAACCATTAACCGCCCCAGGTACCGCAATGCCTTTACGCCCGATACAACACGGGAAATGTGTGATGCCATGTCGTATTGCCGTGAAAACCCTGATATTTCAGTTGTAATTCTTACAGGCGCAGGGGATAAAGCTTTCTGCAGCGGAGGTGACCAGAATGTAAAAGGATTTGCGGGATACATCGGCAAAGATGGAGTTCCGCGTCTGAATGTGCTCGATTTGCAGAAAATGATCCGGTCGATTCCCAAGCCGGTTATCGCCATGGTTAACGGTTATGCCATTGGGGGCGGCCATGTGCTGCATGTGGTGTGTGACCTCACGATTGCATCCGATAATGCTATTTTTGGTCAAACCGGTCCGCGTGTGGGAAGCTTCGATGCCGGTTTTGGTTCTTCTTACCTGGCAAGAATTGTGGGACAGAAAAAAGCGCGGGAAATATGGTTCCTGTGTGAACAATATTCGGCTGCCCAGGCACTTGAAATGGGACTTGTGAACAAGGTGGTACCTTTTGATGTTTTAGAGGATGAGACTGTTGCGTGGTGCGAAAAAATTATGCAGCATAGTCCCATTGCACTCAGAATGATTAAAGCAGGTCTAAACGCTG
The window above is part of the Bacteroidales bacterium genome. Proteins encoded here:
- the menB gene encoding 1,4-dihydroxy-2-naphthoyl-CoA synthase translates to MHMREWKTLKTYEEILFDFFEGIARITINRPRYRNAFTPDTTREMCDAMSYCRENPDISVVILTGAGDKAFCSGGDQNVKGFAGYIGKDGVPRLNVLDLQKMIRSIPKPVIAMVNGYAIGGGHVLHVVCDLTIASDNAIFGQTGPRVGSFDAGFGSSYLARIVGQKKAREIWFLCEQYSAAQALEMGLVNKVVPFDVLEDETVAWCEKIMQHSPIALRMIKAGLNAELDGQAGIQELAGNATMLYYMSDEAQEGKKAFLEKRKPDFSKYPKLP
- the menD gene encoding 2-succinyl-5-enolpyruvyl-6-hydroxy-3-cyclohexene-1-carboxylic-acid synthase, which codes for MLHPKQHITDLAEILKRRSIEHIVISPGSRSAPLIRAFSERFGDNCISLVDERSAAYFALGIALYTQKPVVLICTSGTAVLNYAPALAEAFYQKVPLIAITADRPHEWIDQFDNQTLRQNGIYRNYIRRSFELPQYTVTEDDLWFAHRIANDAVNASSGNPKGPVQINVPLTEPLYEDLPLPSEHLRIIPEFAGETMLSLPQEFLDMWKNARRIMIVHGQDQPGAIEALKPLLEDPRVALIAENISNLGSEKVIQNSNLALSVFKRNSPAPPDLVLHSGGQVVSKSLTSYLRKARDIRCWRIGKDDSIVDTFRKISGVIPYPAVPVYAALNKYIQKKTGSDYRSDWLKLSETADNLASAKLEELPFSDIHVFRKLVDLVPDNAVVVAGNSSIIRYSQLFRFRKKLTFYSNRGVSGIDGSFSTAAGIARVSDKPVVAMIGDLGFLYDSNAMWNREMPANLKVIVINNEGGGIFHILKGPSDQPGFKKFVEANHPVNIAKLADAYGLGYFAASDPGEIEEKWPELMNAKSSAILEIKTNAVTSADSFRKLMAGN